A region of Coregonus clupeaformis isolate EN_2021a unplaced genomic scaffold, ASM2061545v1 scaf0313, whole genome shotgun sequence DNA encodes the following proteins:
- the LOC121551414 gene encoding retinoic acid-induced protein 1, whose protein sequence is MQSFSRERSGFHGNQPCYQQEHHELSRLESYRQHPHHGQTRQVYEAHALATATGMPPAGPGPGPGSGSGPIPGPKDCYSQQVYPGYPQGNGGGVGGGGGSTPHDKKAYSGGSQVPPPPPQHMQAGGYSNHMGPGGYPAQYMSEGHLQQSKWDDPAQLAQYEQEMVGRMEPGPPGSSQYLDQNMLAHSQSQCHQPHQASAPVYTSPHHQPHPPNPGQSPLMYPQSHLHYPQHPPSPSPSSSSYMEKCSPMPHCYKGYSMPPSSQYARQMGSHSSLKQGGYRPPPQNSYSYQQTPSRGGYESQPPLQGMPTSQEAHPKYQHFSQSQQNYCLSELSVRSPEQYYQTCSPASSHSPARSVGRSPSYSSTPSPLMTNPESFQYSQPPMTPGAASSSSSSSVGLQDQGLLMPPRSHPSPSPNVAHPTPQHSYTQGVSMKERFSEKLLANPSLWSLNALTSQVENISNNVQQLLLSEAMVANKKGGKRNSSNSTGSSGGGSSKKEEEYKGVPGGPEGQHGGGPVQDPYSTNQHQLVPMEMQEGGYSSSSDEQLERGYYYCGQGRSPAQAPNNTHLGLDTASSCSMTSPDDMSTRSGDSVSGLQSVASRDNLTPDPRSQGGHDPPQTPMKSVGDERSPVSVTVPSPMKQESQSPPDIQRLGVPLKENFEELAWTEKMADYEEDGMKKTPDSERDCRGSDDVTDTSEKQEKWPEDEKGPALYSKINKAVTKGKSYCCDENMYHEIQNKYDRGKGDSADKSPSLSDSSHKGDLGQEMKSEAFKSESPTDSESSVKTSPFISRGDLDQDQYLTEKEDSSENISPTPRGEALDERLSASEKRESREEEEEEEDEEGEEERQQDSISPPLSAEEREGEESESLPSTEEVLNNSTSPQKEHSVELCSRTEGQSLAEPQPYRNTEPAETETQAAQPDPTAAAAESPEMGSAICDTPPQSHSAMMVFSALSEIATPPAPAHTRDHIDRSDSNVLEPDSPQLPGKSILHSAPSWANTPPSPKKGDEDMEPGISCPSAVTPSANPEPVAPSAHPQAFGRKHGRGRRRLMHSGVEFRRQLSVEREGESASSPPQKPCMPSSKSPLFSDQIDMAAHQDIIMTSETPKLLVEGSRSRMCTRSFNTQDTTPKDPQPPERRKPGRKPGSKPGPKPGPKSGLKPGPKPGLKPGPKPGPKPSLKPGPKLGMKPGSKPGPKPGLKPGPKPGPKPGLKPGPKPGPKPGPKPGPKPTEGAPRGRPRGTGSKLKLAQQEGPIQPITGGPGRGQKSLSINSQQGDGNQEVKAPGKDGKNMVLRSRKPPQDKLPKEKEKEQSEGILTQTLTGITKPNAVLENEERTSIEQALPVFPNQTDTSVTDTSVTDTSKTDTSVTDISKIDTSVTDTSVKDTSVTDTSKIDTSVIDTSKIDTSVTDTSVTDTSVTDTSVTDTSKTDTSVTDTSVTDTSVTDTSVTDTSKTDTSVTDTSVTDTSKTDTSIPVAPPEKPKEPTVAVPPVTAPVPPLKRKPSPLPLEPPVKKKRGPKPKPKPQPQQPQPETPQSDQSNQSNQSNQSNQANQSNQPPLVKSKEMGVRGPKRRLKRGRHLKASLITVLTKDNPPPTMTDCDVVSEMPSVPSQCPTKTKYLPPRKGRGLKYEAMVQKINMGTGSKKHLPTPQPESTEAIVEEVTSKPVSLAISEESEAPVAVVSAPEVTREEVAGDEWNSTGVQNTEQEGGVQQNTGEGVQPESLPAGVPDAAAASDANKPTRTKRRKWAMVESTDATVVAMETGSLIINTPRLAKQRAIKNNHEMHLKQRRKRKGGQPPSEGPVADEKVGATTGEQQTETQTPTDTTLTTMPDLPAGPGEITDSPQVIATEMIQPPPSKRGRKPSSSWSKKRGRGRAPGEQQSSKPLKVHKKPGPKKGIKDAIEVIEAVVKAAGREARLKKKTSKKESPAVSEEKQPEPSLKQVLSKTPKSGIKHSFCPYVRIDSSRDFASLCTIVNRRNEELKMVFQKPRKKSPDKIKNPVTVAKAIPSSSALLQGPLVNKNLIDRCLTCCLCGKPANYRELGDLCGPYYPEDSIPRKILSARHIEPPRENQEKTTSSNSSIEEPSSSTPKSEGDPSSEKEGIKKGDMETVTKEGSSSTSGGGHHHQPHPHHWRPRRAERAPAEGGSTHRPTLRDRFRRMQQLQEERRAAEATASGQEGGSGGGGLLQRLQGEAEAKEHWAHENCAIWTNGVIMVAGRLYGLTEAVHTSTETSCSKCQRVGASISCCWKGCPHKYHYICAKEIGCMFQEDNFSLKCPKHEAL, encoded by the exons ATGCAGTCCTTCAGCAGAGAGAGGAGCGGTTTCCACGGCAACCAGCCCTGCTACCAGCAGGAGCACCATGAATTATCACGCCTGGAGAGCTACCGACAGCACCCCCACCATGGACAGACCAGACAGGTCTACGAGGCACACGCCTTGGCCACCGCTACAGGGATGCCCCCAGCGGGACCAGGGCCCGGACCTGGATCTGGAAGTGGACCCATTCCTGGACCTAAGGACTGTTACAGCCAGCAGGTATACCCTGGATACCCCCAAGGCAATGGAGGTGGTGTGGGTGGTGGAGGAGGTTCGACGCCTCATGATAAGAAGGCTTACAGTGGGGGGAGCCAAgtgcctcctccccctccccagcATATGCAGGCGGGGGGCTACAGCAATCACATGGGCCCGGGGGGATACCCGGCCCAGTATATGAGCGAGGGCCACCTCCAGCAGTCTAAGTGGGACGACCCAGCTCAGCTAGCTCAGTACGAGCAGGAGATGGTAGGCAGGATGGAGCCGGGTCCCCCTGGGTCATCCCAGTATCTGGACCAGAACATGCTGGCTCACTCCCAGAGCCAGTGTCACCAGCCCCACCAGGCCTCTGCTCCAGTCTACACCAGCCCACACCACCAACCCCATCCCCCAAACCCAGGCCAGTCCCCATTGATGTACCCCCAGAGCCACCTCCACTACCCCCAGCACCCCCCATCCCcctcgccctcctcctcctcctacatgGAGAAGTGCAGCCCCATGCCCCACTGCTACAAGGGATATAGTATGCCACCCAGCTCCCAGTACGCTAGGCAGATGGGCAGCCACAGCAGTCTGAAGCAGGGGGGATACCGACCGCCACCCCAGAACAGTTACAGCTACCAACAGACTCCCTCCAGGGGTGGCTACGAGTCCCAGCCCCCACTACAAGGTATGCCCACTTCCCAGGAGGCCCACCCTAAATACCAACATTTCAGCCAGTCCCAGCAGAACTACTGTCTGTCCGAGCTGTCCGTCAGATCCCCTGAGCAGTACTACCAGACATGTAGTCCCGCCTCCAGCCACTCCCCTGCACGCTCCGTGGGACGCTCACCCTCCTACAGCTCCACCCCTTCCCCTCTGATGACCAATCCAGAGAGCTTCCAGTACAGCCAGCCACCAATGACCCCAGGGGCggcttcttcttcctcctcttcctcagtggGTCTGCAGGACCAGGGCTTGCTGATGCCGCCGCGCTCCCACCCGTCCCCGTCCCCCAACGTGGCCCACCCAACCCCGCAGCACAGCTACACGCAGGGGGTCTCCATGAAGGAGCGCTTCTCTGAGAAGCTGCTTGCCAATCCCAGCCTGTGGAGCCTGAATGCCCTCACCTCTCAGGTGGAGAACATCTCCAACAACGTGCAGCAGCTGTTGCTATCCGAGGCCATGGTCGCCAACAAAAAGGGGGGCAAGCGCAACAGCAGCAATAGCACTGGGAGCAGTGGAGGCGGCTCCTCCAAGAAGGAAGAGGAGTACAAGGGAGTGCCAGGAGGCCCCGAGGGTCAGCACGGTGGGGGCCCCGTGCAGGACCCCTACAGCACCAACCAGCACCAGCTCGTCCCCATGGAGATGCAGGAGGGGGGATACTCCAGTAGTTCTGACGAGCAGCTGGAGAGGGGGTACTACTACTGTGGCCAGGGCAGGAGCCCAGCTCAGGCCCCCAACAACACACACCTGGGCCTGGACACGGCCTCATCCTGCTCCATGACCTCTCCGGACGACATGTCCACCCGGTCTGGTGACTCTGTGTCCGGCCTGCAGAGCGTGGCTTCCAGGGAcaacctgacccctgaccccaggTCACAGGGTGGTCACGACCCCCCACAAACCCCCATGAAGAGCGTGGGGGATGAGAGGTCCCCCGTGAGTGTGACGGTCCCCAGCCCCATGAAGCAGGAGAGCCAGTCCCCTCCAGATATCCAACGTCTCGGCGTGCCACTGAAGGAGAACTTTGAGGAGTTGGCCTGGACGGAGAAAATGGCAGACTACGAGGAAGATGGCATGAAAAAGACTCCCGACAGCGAGCGTGACTGCAGAGGCAGCGATGATGTCACAGACACCTCCGAGAAGCAGGAGAAATGGCCGGAGGACGAGAAAGGCCCAGCTCTGTATAGCAAGATCAACAAAGCAGTTACCAAGGGAAAGAGCTACTGCTGCGACGAGAACATGTACCATGAGATACAAAACAAATATGACCGAGGCAAAGGGGACTCGGCGGATAAGTCCCCAAGCCTCTCAGACTCCAGCCACAAGGGAGACCTGGGCCAGGAGATGAAATCGGAGGCCTTCAAATCCGAATCTCCCACCGACTCTGAGAGCTCAGTGAAGACATCACCCTTTATTTCCAGGGGTGACCTTGACCAAGATCAATATTTAACAGAGAAGGAAGACAGCTCGGAGAACATATCCCCTACCCCCCGGGGCGAGGCTTTGGACGAGAGGCTCTCGGcctcagagaagagagagagcagagaagaagaagaggaggaggaggatgaggagggagaggaggagaggcagcaggactctatatctcctcctctgtctgctgaggagagagagggagaagagagtgaGAGCCTGCCATCGACTGAGGAGGTCCTCAACAATAGTACGAGCCCACAGAAGGAGCATTCTGTAGAGCTGTGCAGCAGAACAGAAGGCCAGAGCCTGGCTGAGCCTCAGCCTTACCGTAACACAGAGCCTGCAGAGACAGAAACCCAAGCAGCACAACCAGacccaacagcagcagcagcagaatcCCCAGAAATGGGGTCAGCCATTTGTGACACTCCACCCCAGTCTCACTCGGCCATGATGGTTTTCTCAGCTCTCAGTGAGATAGCAACACCTCCAGCTCCGGCTCACACCAGGGACCATATCGATCGCAGCGATTCCAACGTGCTGGAGCCTGACTCCCCTCAGCTGCCAGGGAAGTCGATACTGCACTCAGCTCCCTCCTGGGCCAACACCCCACCCTCGCCAAAGAAAGGTGATGAGGACATGGAGCCGGGCATCAGCTGCCCAAGCGCTGTGACCCCCTCAGCCAACCCGGAACCCGTGGCCCCATCTGCACACCCGCAGGCTTTCGGCCGGAAGCACGGCCGAGGCAGGAGGAGACTGATGCACTCAGGTGTGGAATTCAGGAGACAGCtgagtgtggagagagagggggagagtgccTCTTCACCCCCCCAGAAACCCTGCATGCCCTCCAGCAAGAGTCCTCTGTTCTCCGATCAGATAGACATGGCCGCTCACCAGGACATAATCATGACGAGCGAGACACCCAAACTGCTGGTTGAGGGCTCCCGCTCCAGAATGTGCACTCGCTCGTTCAACACGCAGGACACAACCCCTAAGGATCCCCAGCCCCCTGAGAGACGGAAACCAGGGCGGAAACCAGGTTCGAAACCAGGCCCAAAACCGGGCCCGAAGTCAGGGTTAAAACCAGGGCCTAAACCAGGACTAAAACCAGGACCAAAACCAGGTCCAAAACCGAGTCTAAAACCAGGACCAAAACTAGGTATGAAGCCCGGTTCGAAGCCCGGCCCAAAACCAGGTTTAAAACCGGGGCCTAAACCAGGCCCAAAACCAGGTCTGAAACCAGGGCCTAAACCAGGTCCAAAACCAGGACCAAAACCAGGTCCAAAACCAACTGAAGGAGCACCCCGGGGTCGTCCCAGGGGCACAGGCTCTAAGTTGAAGTTGGCACAACAGGAAGGTCCCATTCAACCCATCACAGGGGGTCCAGGAAGAGGCCAGAAGAGCTTGAGCATCAACAGTCAGCAAGGTGATGGGAACCAGGAAGTGAAAGCTCCAGGCAAGGATGGAAAGAACATGGTCCTGAGATCCAGAAAGCCCCCCCAGGATAAGCTTccaaaggagaaagagaaggagcaaTCTGAGGGAATCCTAACTCAAACCCTGACAGGTATAACAAAGCCCAATGCAGTGTTAGAAAATGAGGAACGTACGAGCATAGAGCAAGCCCTCCCTGTCTTTCCTAACCAGACAGACACCAGTGTAACAGACACCAGTGTAACAGACACCAGTAAAACCGACACCAGTGTAACAGACATCAGTAAAATAGACACCAGTGTGACAGACACCAGTGTAAAAGACACCAGTGTAACAGACACCAGTAAAATAGACACCAGTGTAATAGACACCAGTAAAATAGACACCAGTGTAACAGACACCAGTGTAACAGACACCAGTGTAACAGACACCAGTGTAACCGACACCAGTAAAACAGACACCAGTGTAACAGACACCAGTGTAACAGACACCAGTGTAACAGACACCAGTGTAACCGACACCAGTAAAACAGACACCAGTGTAACAGACACCAGTGTAACCGACACCAGTAAAACAGACACCAGTATACCTGTCGCTCCACCTGAGAAACCTAAAGAACCGACTGTAGCTGTACCTCCTGTAACTGCACCTGTACCTCCACTCAAAAGAAAACCCAGTCCTCTGCCTCTAGAACCTCCGGTGAAGAAAAAGCGAGGTCCAAAACCAAAACcaaaaccacaaccacaacagcCACAGCCTGAAACTCCCCAGTCTGACCAGTCCAACCAGTCCAACCAGTCCAACCAGTCCAACCAGGCCAACCAGTCCAACCAGCCTCCATTAGTCAAATCCAAGGAGATGGGTGTCCGAGGCCCCAAGAGGAGGCTAAAGCGAGGCAGACACCTCAAGGCCTCTCTGATCACTGTgctgaccaaagataaccctccTCCCACGATGACTGACTGTGATGTGGTTAGTGAAATGCCCAGTGTCCCTTCTCAGTGTCCCACTAAAACCAAGTACCTCCCCCCGCGCAAAGGCAGGGGTCTGAAATACGAGGCGATGGTTCAGAAAATAAACATGGGCACTGGTTCGAAGAAACACCTGCCAACACCACAGCCCGAGAGCACAGAGGCAATAGTGGAGGAAGTGACGTCAAAGCCTGTGTCGCTGGCCATCTCGGAGGAGAGCGAGGCCCCAGTGGCGGTGGTGAGCGCCCCTGAGGTGACACGGGAGGAGGTAGCAGGGGATGAGTGGAACTCCACGGGGGTCCAGAACACAGAACAGGAGGGAGGGGTGCAGCAGAACACCGGGGAGGGGGTGCAGCCGGAGTCACTCCCAGCGGGGGTGCCAGACGCTGCAGCGGCGAGCGATGCCAACAAACCCACCAGGACCAAGAGGAGGAAATGGGCCATGGTGGAGAGCACGGACGCCACGGTGGTCGCCATGGAGACGGGAAGCCTGATCATCAACACGCCGCGGCTGGCCAAGCAGAGGGCCATCAAGAACAACCACGAGATGCACCTGaaacagaggaggaagaggaaaggaGGACAGCCTCCCTCAGAGGGGCCTGTGGCTGACGAGAAGGTAGGGGCAACAACAGGAGAacaacagacagagacacagacacccaCTGACACAACATTAACAACAATGCCCGATCTACCAGCCGGCCCAGGTGAGATCACAGACAGCCCGCAGGTGATCGCCACAGAAATGATCCAGCCGCCTCCCTCCAAACGAGGGAGGAAGCCCTCTTCATCCTGGtccaaaaagagagggagaggcagagccCCAGGTGAACAGCAGAGCAGCAAACCTCTGAAGGTGCACAAAAAACCTGGTCCTAAAAAGGGAATCAAAGACGCCATTGAAGTGATTGAAGCAGTGGTGAAGGCTGCAGGGAGGGAGGCCAGACTCAAGAAAAAGACATCGAAAAAGGAGAGCCCTGCGGTGTCGGAGGAAAAGCAGCCGGAGCCCTCTCTCAAACAGGTACTGAGCAAAACCCCCAAAAGCGGAATCAAACATTCCTTCTGTCCATATGTGCGTATCGACAGCTCCAGAGACTTCGCCTCTCTCTGTACCATCGTAAACAGGCGCAATGAAGAGCTGAAGATGGTGTTTCAGAAGCCCCGGAAAAAGAGCCCGGACAAAATTAAAAACCCAGTCACGGTTGCCAAGGCGATACCCAGCTCCTCAGCTTTGCTCCAGGGGCCCTTGGTTAACAAAAACTTAATTGACAGGTGTCTAACGTGTTGCCTGTGTGGAAAGCCGGCAAATTACCGTGAGCTGGGGGATTTGTGTGGGCCCTACTACCCAGAGGATAGCATCCCGCGCAAAATCCTGTCAGCAAGACATATAGAACCCCCGAGGGAAAACCAAGAGAAAACAACAAGCTCCAACAGTAGCATCGAGGAACCAAGCAGCAGCACCCCAAAAAGCGAAGGAGACCCCAGCTCCGAAAAGGAAGGCATTAAAAAGGGGGATATGGAGACAGTCACAAAGGAGGGCAGTAGTAGTACTAGTGGTGGGGGTCACCATCATCAGCCCCACCCCCACCACTGGCGCCCCAGGAGGGCAGAGAGGGCACCTGCGGAGGGCGGAAGCACGCACCGGCCCACCCTACGGGATAGGTTCAGGAGGATGCAGCAGctccaggaggagaggagggctgcGGAGGCCACAGCTAGTGGTCAGGAGGGGGGCAGTGGAGGAGGAGGCCTGCTCCAGAGATTGCAGGGGGAGGCTGAGGCTAAGGAACACTGGGCCCATGAGAACTGTGCTATCTGGACCAATGGGGTCATCATGGTGGCCGGGAGGCTGTACGGCCTGACAGAGGCTGTTCACACTTCCACAGAAACG AGCTGCTCCAAGTGCCAGAGAGTGGGTGCGTCCATCAGCTGCTGCTGGAAAGGCTGCCCTCACAAATACCACTACATCTGCGCCAAGGAGATAG gctgcaTGTTCCAAGAGGACAACTTTTCACTGAAATGTCCGAAACACGAG GCTTTGTAA